A stretch of the Arthrobacter stackebrandtii genome encodes the following:
- a CDS encoding DUF475 domain-containing protein translates to MFMKTFGWSFGITAAALVVAFFYGGVEALILCAILGVLEVSLSFDNAVVNARILEKMSAFWQTIFLTVGILIAVVGMRVAFPLLIVGVTANLNPIQAVQLALEKGSIDDPGSYAYLLHDAHPQIAAFGGVFLLMLFLDFMFEERELHWLTWLEKPLAVIGRLHGASMAIALVILVASAAMVRPGKEVDVLIAGILGMVTYLLVNGLGDLFHVEADEEEELAAAAAKKNNKGVGKAVGKAAFMLFLYLEVIDASFSFDGVIGAFAITSDPIIIALGLGLIGAIFVRSLTVFLVREGTLDDYEYLDHGAHWAIGALAIILLLTISFEVSEIITGLIGVVFIGASFLSSIVRNKRAAAAARENQLVG, encoded by the coding sequence GTGTTCATGAAGACATTTGGTTGGTCCTTTGGGATCACCGCCGCTGCGCTCGTTGTTGCTTTCTTCTACGGCGGCGTTGAAGCGCTGATCCTTTGCGCCATCCTCGGCGTCCTGGAAGTCAGCCTGAGCTTCGACAACGCCGTGGTGAACGCCCGCATCCTGGAAAAGATGAGCGCGTTCTGGCAGACGATCTTCCTCACCGTGGGCATCCTGATCGCCGTCGTCGGCATGCGCGTCGCCTTCCCTCTGCTGATTGTTGGCGTCACCGCCAACCTCAACCCCATTCAGGCCGTCCAGCTGGCCCTGGAAAAGGGCAGCATCGACGACCCCGGCTCCTACGCCTACCTGCTCCACGACGCGCACCCGCAGATTGCCGCGTTTGGCGGCGTCTTTCTGCTCATGCTGTTCCTGGACTTCATGTTTGAAGAGCGGGAGCTGCACTGGCTGACGTGGCTGGAGAAGCCGCTTGCCGTCATCGGCCGCCTGCACGGGGCCTCCATGGCCATTGCCCTGGTGATCCTCGTGGCCTCGGCCGCCATGGTCCGTCCCGGGAAGGAAGTCGACGTCCTCATCGCCGGCATCCTCGGCATGGTCACCTACCTGCTCGTCAACGGCCTGGGCGACCTCTTCCACGTCGAGGCGGACGAAGAGGAAGAGCTCGCCGCGGCCGCCGCGAAGAAGAACAACAAGGGTGTTGGCAAGGCTGTGGGCAAGGCCGCGTTCATGCTGTTCCTCTATCTTGAGGTCATCGACGCCTCCTTCTCATTCGACGGCGTGATCGGCGCCTTCGCCATCACCTCCGACCCCATCATCATCGCCCTGGGCCTGGGCCTGATCGGCGCCATCTTCGTCCGTTCGCTGACCGTGTTCCTGGTCCGCGAAGGCACGCTGGACGACTACGAATACCTCGACCACGGCGCCCACTGGGCCATCGGCGCCCTCGCCATCATCCTCCTGCTGACCATCAGCTTCGAGGTCAGCGAGATCATCACAGGCTTGATCGGCGTGGTCTTCATCGGCGCCTCATTCCTGTCCTCCATTGTCCGCAACAAGCGCGCGGCCGCCGCTGCCAGGGAAAACCAGCTAGTCGGCTAG
- a CDS encoding type I restriction enzyme HsdR N-terminal domain-containing protein: MTAEVLDAKGQKRFQVLLEWSRHAAAAGHAVPDDATLEAIAHTRVVVAEGSGGALAARWEETIVWLLKQAAFGVNAPHLQLPDELGAPAAAEPAGISAGVVQAEEPEAAAEVPAEVPAAAPVKEAASEAAAAPAPAPGAAAASKAKANPPPASRLPKWELAAIEQVREAIQRYVKPLEALRARDANEGDTRMVVTDMLCEGLDFDKFKDLTTEYMVKQDFADYGVRIDKQMVAFIEVKRISQKLNERHLRQVLMYAVNEGVEWMVLTNGAVWQAYHLTGGLPVVVDMAFEIDLLGPATLAEKTDSMFLLHKEALKRRRIDEVWRHRAATEPGALLDVMLSEPMLDELRKEVRRRTGIATTAQALSEVIRTEIVDPKLIAKLFKA, translated from the coding sequence ATGACCGCAGAAGTGCTGGACGCCAAGGGGCAAAAGAGGTTCCAGGTGTTGTTGGAATGGTCCCGTCATGCGGCTGCGGCCGGGCATGCGGTGCCTGACGACGCGACCCTGGAAGCCATTGCGCACACCAGGGTGGTCGTGGCGGAGGGTTCCGGCGGGGCGTTGGCCGCACGGTGGGAGGAAACCATCGTCTGGCTGCTCAAGCAGGCGGCCTTCGGCGTCAATGCACCCCACTTGCAGCTGCCGGATGAGCTGGGTGCGCCGGCGGCCGCGGAGCCGGCAGGGATTTCCGCCGGGGTGGTGCAAGCGGAGGAGCCCGAGGCTGCCGCCGAGGTGCCGGCTGAAGTGCCCGCTGCGGCGCCCGTCAAGGAAGCCGCCTCGGAAGCTGCTGCGGCGCCGGCGCCGGCACCAGGGGCCGCGGCGGCATCCAAGGCCAAGGCGAACCCGCCGCCGGCGTCGCGCCTGCCCAAGTGGGAACTTGCCGCGATCGAGCAGGTCCGCGAGGCGATCCAAAGGTACGTGAAGCCCCTGGAGGCGCTGCGTGCCCGTGACGCCAATGAAGGCGACACCCGCATGGTGGTGACCGACATGCTGTGTGAAGGCCTGGACTTCGACAAGTTCAAGGACTTGACCACGGAGTACATGGTCAAGCAGGACTTCGCAGACTATGGCGTCCGGATCGACAAGCAGATGGTTGCCTTCATAGAGGTCAAGCGGATCAGCCAGAAACTCAATGAACGGCACCTGCGCCAGGTGCTGATGTACGCCGTCAACGAGGGCGTGGAATGGATGGTCCTGACCAACGGGGCCGTGTGGCAGGCCTACCACCTGACGGGCGGGCTGCCCGTGGTGGTGGACATGGCCTTTGAAATTGACCTGCTGGGACCCGCGACGCTGGCCGAGAAAACCGACTCGATGTTCCTCTTGCACAAGGAGGCGTTGAAGCGCCGCCGCATCGACGAAGTGTGGCGGCACCGTGCCGCCACGGAGCCCGGGGCCCTGTTGGACGTCATGCTCTCCGAACCGATGCTCGACGAGCTGCGCAAGGAAGTCCGGCGCAGGACGGGGATAGCCACCACGGCGCAGGCGCTGAGCGAGGTGATCCGGACGGAAATTGTGGACCCCAAGCTCATTGCGAAGCTGTTCAAGGCGTAG
- a CDS encoding adenosine deaminase, translating into MSHTSEPTVHPAALLSLPKAELHLHIEGTLEPELILELAARNGITLPHPTLEVLREQYEFSDLQSFLDLYYANMAVLITEADFADMTRAYLARARDSGVRHAEIMFDPQAHAARGIELSTAVNGIAAALASSEAEFGISTVLIAAFLRDETEESALEVLEALLAMRAPITGIGLDSAEVGHPPSKFIRLYKRAAEAGLRLTAHAGEEGPPSYVEDALNLLGVERIDHGIRAVEDRILVKRLVREQVPLTVCPLSNVRLRAVDTLAAHPLPQMISAGLNVCINSDDPAYFGGYVGANFDAMAAEFAWDAATAELLAGNSIRSSFAPDARKDALLAELAEWSTAHGTDLDPGQGAARES; encoded by the coding sequence ATGAGCCACACATCCGAGCCGACCGTTCACCCCGCCGCCCTGCTTTCGCTGCCCAAGGCCGAGCTGCACCTGCACATTGAAGGCACGCTGGAGCCGGAGTTGATCCTGGAGCTCGCGGCCCGCAATGGCATCACGCTGCCGCATCCCACACTGGAGGTGTTGCGCGAGCAGTATGAGTTCAGCGACCTGCAATCTTTCCTGGACCTTTACTACGCCAACATGGCGGTGCTCATCACCGAGGCCGACTTCGCCGACATGACCCGCGCCTACCTCGCCCGGGCCCGGGATTCCGGCGTGCGGCACGCGGAAATCATGTTTGACCCCCAGGCGCATGCGGCCCGCGGCATTGAACTGTCGACGGCGGTCAACGGCATTGCGGCGGCGCTCGCTTCCAGCGAGGCTGAGTTTGGGATATCCACCGTGCTGATTGCCGCCTTCCTGCGTGACGAGACCGAGGAATCGGCGCTGGAGGTCCTCGAGGCGCTGCTCGCCATGCGGGCGCCCATCACCGGAATTGGGCTGGACTCCGCGGAGGTGGGCCATCCGCCGTCGAAATTCATCCGGCTGTACAAGCGCGCGGCCGAGGCCGGGCTGCGGCTCACCGCGCATGCCGGCGAGGAGGGGCCGCCCAGCTATGTGGAGGACGCCCTGAACCTGCTGGGGGTGGAGCGGATCGACCACGGCATCCGGGCCGTCGAGGACCGGATCCTGGTCAAGCGGCTGGTGCGCGAGCAGGTGCCGCTGACGGTGTGCCCGCTGTCGAACGTGCGGCTGCGCGCCGTTGACACGCTGGCCGCGCACCCGCTGCCGCAGATGATCTCGGCGGGGCTGAACGTGTGCATCAACTCCGACGACCCCGCCTATTTTGGCGGATATGTTGGCGCGAACTTTGACGCCATGGCGGCTGAATTCGCCTGGGACGCGGCGACGGCGGAGCTGCTGGCCGGAAACTCGATCAGGTCCTCATTCGCCCCGGATGCGCGCAAGGACGCGTTGCTGGCCGAGCTTGCGGAATGGAGCACTGCCCACGGCACGGACCTGGACCCAGGCCAAGGCGCCGCCCGGGAGTCCTGA